One window of the Pseudomonas sihuiensis genome contains the following:
- a CDS encoding peptidoglycan DD-metalloendopeptidase family protein encodes MLGRLIILCSLLVFCGQAAALTIYKYVDKNGVVTYSDQAAPGAQVFVFNDRMVERLDNQVKLETKKHEAGETLLIRNDLYAPVEIELRLEQVQNAIGAPDKPIRWVLPPRSNIRLATLTAQDASKPLRYKPRLRYALGDPRLQPSIHRYPLPWRGGPFRQTQGANGTYSHFTPKGRYAVDIAMPEGTPIVAARGGVVVKTENQQSGRGNNPAGNFVRILHDDGTMGVYLHLMKGSVSVREGQRVETGSLLARSGNTGNSTGPHLHFVVQRNVGLAVESIPFNFRQPVNSLPNFAVGGE; translated from the coding sequence ATGCTAGGGCGTCTGATTATTCTCTGCAGTCTGCTGGTCTTTTGCGGCCAGGCCGCTGCGCTGACCATCTACAAGTACGTCGACAAGAACGGCGTGGTGACCTATAGCGATCAGGCTGCGCCCGGCGCGCAGGTGTTCGTGTTCAACGACCGCATGGTCGAGCGCCTGGACAACCAGGTGAAGCTGGAAACCAAGAAGCACGAAGCCGGCGAGACCCTGTTGATTCGCAATGACCTGTATGCGCCGGTGGAAATCGAACTGCGGCTGGAACAGGTACAGAACGCCATCGGCGCGCCGGACAAACCGATTCGCTGGGTGCTGCCACCGCGCAGCAATATCCGCCTGGCTACCCTCACCGCGCAGGACGCCAGCAAACCGCTGCGCTACAAACCCAGGTTGCGCTACGCCCTCGGTGATCCGCGCCTGCAGCCGAGCATCCATCGTTATCCGTTGCCCTGGCGTGGCGGTCCGTTCCGTCAGACCCAGGGCGCCAACGGCACCTACAGTCATTTCACGCCCAAGGGCCGCTATGCAGTGGACATCGCCATGCCCGAGGGCACGCCCATCGTCGCCGCGCGCGGTGGTGTGGTGGTCAAGACCGAGAACCAGCAGAGCGGCCGCGGCAACAACCCGGCCGGCAACTTCGTGCGCATCCTGCATGACGACGGCACCATGGGCGTTTACCTGCACCTGATGAAGGGCTCGGTCAGCGTGCGTGAAGGCCAGCGGGTGGAAACCGGCAGCCTGTTGGCGCGCTCCGGCAACACCGGCAACAGCACCGGCCCGCACCTGCATTTCGTGGTGCAGCGCAACGTCGGTCTGGCCGTCGAGTCCATTCCCTTCAACTTCCGTCAGCCGGTCAACAGCCTGCCGAACTTCGCCGTCGGCGGCGAATAG
- the fliD gene encoding flagellar filament capping protein FliD translates to MAIDSDYVQSMATQLAQYEIQGQLAKANRNQAAYKAQLSALTSLDTALKAFKTAASGLKLAGSSMLVNSASFSQEGYASATVGSKAVAGSYDFFVQQLASKSQVALQGLQDGDLGSGSLTIGQGGDAFNVDLGAVATLDELAAAINGASDNNGVKATLVRSNGQVNLVLTSEKTGADQAISLSASGNAAVEGAVASRQELSVAKDAIVRLGGETGIELTSTSNTFDNIIDGVSLTFNKAHKSGDAPLTMEVGQDQKATKEKAQSFINAFNALMTSFDSLTASGGESGGRGALAGDASVRAIEGMLNQLVRTSFGGASLTEFGISADRNGKLTIDNARFEKAVAANPEGFEKLFTDKGNLLDTLDKNLAAYTSSAGGLLTNRKDTLNTQLRRVDQQLDTIQKQYDSYYARYLRQYTGLMQTMAAMEQTYGMF, encoded by the coding sequence ATGGCTATCGATTCAGATTACGTGCAAAGCATGGCGACCCAACTGGCCCAATACGAAATTCAGGGCCAGTTGGCCAAGGCCAACCGCAACCAGGCCGCATACAAGGCGCAGCTCAGTGCCCTGACCAGCCTGGATACCGCACTGAAGGCTTTCAAGACTGCCGCCAGCGGTCTCAAGCTGGCCGGCAGCAGCATGTTGGTCAACAGTGCGAGCTTCAGCCAGGAAGGTTATGCCAGCGCTACAGTGGGCTCCAAGGCCGTGGCCGGCAGTTACGACTTTTTCGTTCAGCAATTGGCCAGCAAGAGCCAGGTTGCCCTGCAAGGGCTGCAGGACGGCGACCTCGGCAGTGGCAGCCTGACCATCGGCCAGGGCGGCGACGCGTTCAATGTCGACCTCGGAGCCGTCGCCACGCTCGATGAGCTGGCCGCAGCGATCAACGGCGCGAGCGACAACAATGGCGTCAAGGCGACCCTGGTACGCAGCAATGGCCAGGTCAACCTGGTGCTGACCAGCGAGAAGACTGGCGCCGACCAGGCCATCAGCCTGAGCGCCAGTGGCAATGCCGCGGTTGAAGGTGCGGTGGCCAGCAGGCAGGAGCTGTCCGTGGCCAAGGACGCCATCGTGCGTCTGGGTGGCGAGACCGGTATCGAGCTGACCAGTACCAGCAACACCTTCGACAACATCATCGATGGCGTCAGCCTGACCTTCAACAAGGCGCACAAGAGCGGCGATGCCCCTCTGACCATGGAAGTCGGCCAGGATCAGAAGGCCACCAAGGAGAAGGCGCAGTCTTTCATCAACGCCTTCAACGCGCTGATGACCAGTTTCGACTCGCTCACCGCCAGCGGCGGCGAGAGCGGCGGTCGTGGAGCCCTGGCCGGTGATGCCAGCGTGCGTGCCATCGAAGGCATGCTCAATCAGTTGGTGCGGACGTCCTTTGGCGGGGCGAGCCTCACCGAGTTTGGCATCAGCGCCGACCGTAACGGCAAGCTGACCATCGATAACGCGCGCTTTGAAAAAGCCGTGGCAGCCAACCCCGAAGGTTTCGAAAAGCTCTTCACCGACAAGGGCAACCTGCTCGATACCCTGGACAAGAACCTGGCTGCCTACACCAGCAGCGCCGGTGGTCTGCTGACCAACCGCAAGGACACCCTCAACACCCAGCTGCGCCGTGTCGATCAACAACTCGACACCATCCAGAAGCAGTACGACTCCTACTACGCCCGCTATCTCCGCCAGTACACCGGTCTCATGCAGACCATGGCGGCGATGGAACAGACCTACGGAATGTTCTGA
- the fliS gene encoding flagellar export chaperone FliS gives MSAYNLNESYDSYRTVDLEARAAAASPYELVLVLFDGLLDELARARGHIEAKRYQQKGQSLEKCLNILGGLNGALDYENGGELVQGLARLYDYCIYRLSDVSVSLSLEGLDEVVGLLGVLREGWEGVNATRK, from the coding sequence ATGAGTGCCTACAACCTCAACGAAAGTTACGACAGCTACCGCACCGTGGACCTCGAGGCGCGCGCAGCCGCAGCCTCGCCTTACGAGCTGGTGCTGGTGCTGTTCGACGGCCTGCTCGACGAGCTGGCCCGCGCCCGTGGCCATATCGAAGCCAAGCGTTACCAGCAGAAGGGCCAGTCCCTGGAGAAGTGCCTGAACATCCTGGGTGGTCTCAATGGCGCCCTCGATTACGAGAATGGCGGCGAGCTGGTGCAGGGGCTGGCGCGGCTCTACGACTACTGCATCTATCGCCTCTCCGACGTCAGCGTCAGCCTGTCGCTGGAGGGTCTGGATGAAGTGGTCGGTCTGCTTGGCGTGCTGCGTGAAGGCTGGGAAGGCGTGAATGCAACGCGCAAGTGA
- a CDS encoding flagellar hook-length control protein FliK: protein MLQLINATARTSPSGSAEQTLPSGFAQAGSADATARPFDQQMAIQGFAAAAPQALQSASSTPETIHVSEADAEQWLASVLGQQAVRIEAREAPEPEQDERLREEEAESLEQAAVLPAEVLNQALPREPQLPADRSSTTQAAAPGLPPLAVAEPIASRPLMVVGVTPRTASPLVIEEAAEVQVLERLPGSVDSDKATPGSTATTSTAATPLSAERPLKLHAPQAQWGEQMLASLREHVDLQINQRIQNATIRLDPPELGSLEIFLSHESGRLSVQLSAANADVARLLQQTSERLRQELVGQNFVQVNVQVSADAQGGRQQQQAQTWPAEDEVAAAVTLPASGERSAAQSTSDVLVTV from the coding sequence GTGCTGCAACTGATCAATGCCACTGCGCGGACCAGTCCGAGCGGCTCCGCCGAGCAAACGCTACCGTCGGGGTTTGCCCAGGCTGGTAGCGCCGACGCTACCGCTCGGCCCTTCGATCAACAGATGGCCATTCAGGGCTTCGCCGCCGCTGCGCCACAGGCGTTGCAAAGCGCGAGCAGCACACCTGAAACCATTCACGTCAGCGAAGCGGATGCCGAACAGTGGCTGGCCAGCGTGCTGGGACAGCAGGCCGTACGCATCGAGGCGCGGGAAGCGCCGGAGCCGGAGCAGGACGAACGCTTGCGCGAGGAGGAAGCCGAGTCGCTGGAGCAAGCAGCCGTATTGCCTGCCGAGGTGCTCAACCAGGCGCTCCCTCGCGAGCCGCAACTGCCAGCGGACAGGTCGAGCACCACCCAGGCGGCAGCCCCAGGCCTGCCGCCATTGGCGGTTGCAGAGCCAATAGCGTCCCGGCCGCTGATGGTCGTCGGGGTCACGCCCAGGACCGCTTCGCCACTGGTGATCGAAGAGGCTGCCGAAGTGCAGGTGCTTGAGCGCCTGCCTGGCAGCGTCGACAGCGACAAGGCGACGCCGGGCAGCACCGCCACCACCTCGACTGCCGCTACGCCGCTGAGCGCGGAGCGTCCGCTCAAACTGCACGCACCTCAGGCACAGTGGGGCGAGCAGATGCTGGCCAGCCTGCGTGAACACGTCGATTTGCAGATCAACCAGCGCATCCAGAACGCCACCATCCGCCTCGACCCGCCGGAACTGGGCAGCCTGGAAATCTTCCTCAGCCACGAATCCGGTCGTCTCAGCGTGCAACTGTCCGCTGCCAATGCCGACGTGGCGCGTCTGTTGCAGCAGACCAGCGAGCGCCTGCGTCAGGAGCTGGTCGGGCAGAACTTCGTGCAGGTCAATGTGCAGGTCTCCGCCGATGCCCAGGGCGGACGCCAGCAGCAACAGGCGCAGACCTGGCCCGCCGAAGACGAGGTGGCCGCTGCCGTCACGCTACCGGCAAGTGGCGAGCGTAGCGCTGCGCAATCGACCAGCGATGTGTTGGTCACCGTTTAA
- a CDS encoding flagellar basal body-associated FliL family protein: MTMPRVLLLLVIFNTLVVIGGTFFNYATLKSMQSGQSVLGISAGAGGSEAQEANSEYRFFPIEKVIVSLQGETREHYFVLDLVLQADPETDPKKLEQIDPMVRNSVVAHLSSLTFEKLRGMPIPELQGALERVLLDDFASKKLAMPFAHVLVSKLIVQ, encoded by the coding sequence ATGACAATGCCGCGCGTCCTCCTGCTGCTGGTTATCTTCAACACCCTGGTGGTGATCGGCGGCACCTTCTTCAACTACGCCACGCTCAAGTCCATGCAGAGCGGCCAGAGCGTGCTCGGCATTTCCGCTGGCGCTGGCGGCAGCGAAGCTCAGGAGGCCAACAGCGAGTACCGCTTCTTCCCCATCGAGAAGGTGATCGTCAGTCTGCAGGGTGAGACCCGCGAGCATTATTTCGTTCTGGATCTGGTGCTGCAGGCCGACCCGGAGACCGATCCGAAGAAGCTCGAGCAGATCGATCCCATGGTGCGCAATTCGGTGGTGGCGCATCTGTCCTCGCTGACCTTCGAGAAGCTGCGTGGTATGCCCATTCCAGAGCTGCAAGGCGCTCTGGAACGGGTGCTGCTGGATGATTTCGCCAGCAAGAAACTGGCGATGCCCTTCGCCCACGTATTGGTCAGCAAGCTGATAGTCCAGTAA
- a CDS encoding FliA/WhiG family RNA polymerase sigma factor has product MNATCAIDYRYAAEQGGAALFAPGAEQKWLLQYLPLVKRIVSQLSLQANQVLDREDMEQIGLMGLLECLRRYGTPDEQFGRFAALRIRGAILDELRRQDWRPRQVRQQTHRIRDAIRQLARQLGRVPQEEEILRAAAISAKEYQEFLQADACEAIESLDELLQNGHEGFACGGSAVEERVLKERLLTQALSQLSERERLVLTLYYQHELSLKEIALVLELSDARVCQLSKQAIAKASRYLNERG; this is encoded by the coding sequence ATGAATGCCACCTGCGCCATCGACTACCGCTACGCCGCCGAACAGGGCGGAGCCGCGCTGTTCGCCCCCGGTGCCGAGCAGAAGTGGCTGCTGCAGTATCTGCCGCTGGTCAAGCGCATCGTCAGCCAGCTGTCGTTGCAGGCCAATCAGGTGCTCGACCGCGAGGACATGGAGCAGATCGGCCTGATGGGGCTGCTCGAATGCCTGCGCCGCTACGGCACGCCGGATGAGCAGTTCGGGCGTTTCGCCGCGTTGCGCATTCGCGGCGCGATTCTCGACGAGCTGCGTCGTCAGGACTGGCGACCGCGCCAGGTTCGTCAGCAGACGCACAGGATTCGCGATGCCATTCGCCAACTGGCGCGGCAGCTGGGCCGTGTGCCGCAGGAAGAGGAGATCCTCCGGGCGGCCGCGATCAGCGCCAAGGAATACCAGGAGTTTCTCCAGGCCGATGCCTGCGAAGCCATCGAAAGCCTCGACGAGCTGCTGCAGAACGGTCACGAGGGTTTCGCCTGCGGCGGCAGTGCGGTCGAGGAGCGGGTGCTCAAGGAACGCCTGCTGACCCAGGCGCTGAGCCAGCTCAGCGAGCGCGAACGGCTGGTGCTGACCCTTTACTACCAACACGAGCTGAGCCTCAAGGAAATCGCCTTGGTGCTGGAGCTGAGCGACGCGCGCGTCTGCCAGCTGAGCAAGCAGGCGATCGCCAAGGCCAGCCGTTACCTGAACGAGAGAGGCTAG
- the motA gene encoding flagellar motor stator protein MotA yields the protein MQKLLGALIIVACVLGGYVMAHGELAMLWQPAEVIIIVGAGFGALVVANPKDVLLEMLHQIKGVFVYKKRGEEFQRQLLMMLYELLEMVDVGGLKVLDAHIEEPEQSDLFAKYPLIRQEKNLMAFIADNFRLMAMGKISAHELEGFLEQELEAMEHVLMQPSRSLHKIGEAMPGFGILAAILGIVITMGNIGGSVAEIGAHVAAALVGTFLGIFMCYCVMEPLSSAMGQRIKTEMSALECVRTTLVAHVAGKPTLLAVDAGRKLIEQDVKPAFKQLEIWVNRYEDERDAA from the coding sequence GTGCAGAAGTTATTAGGTGCATTGATCATCGTCGCCTGCGTGCTCGGTGGTTACGTCATGGCCCATGGCGAGCTGGCCATGCTCTGGCAACCGGCCGAGGTGATCATCATCGTCGGCGCCGGTTTTGGCGCGCTGGTGGTGGCCAACCCCAAGGACGTGCTGCTGGAGATGCTGCACCAGATCAAGGGGGTGTTCGTCTACAAGAAGCGTGGCGAGGAGTTCCAGCGTCAACTGCTGATGATGCTCTATGAGCTGCTGGAAATGGTCGACGTCGGTGGTCTCAAGGTGCTCGATGCGCATATCGAGGAGCCGGAGCAGAGCGACCTGTTCGCCAAGTACCCGCTGATCCGTCAGGAGAAGAACCTGATGGCCTTCATCGCCGACAACTTCCGCCTGATGGCCATGGGCAAGATCAGCGCGCATGAACTGGAAGGCTTCCTCGAGCAGGAGCTGGAGGCCATGGAGCACGTGCTGATGCAGCCTTCGCGCTCGCTGCACAAGATCGGCGAGGCCATGCCGGGCTTCGGCATCCTCGCGGCGATCCTCGGCATCGTCATCACCATGGGCAACATCGGCGGTTCGGTGGCCGAGATCGGCGCCCACGTCGCGGCGGCATTGGTCGGCACCTTCCTCGGCATCTTCATGTGCTACTGCGTGATGGAGCCGCTGTCGAGTGCCATGGGCCAGCGCATCAAGACCGAGATGTCTGCGCTCGAATGCGTGCGTACCACCCTGGTCGCCCACGTCGCCGGCAAGCCCACGCTGCTGGCGGTGGATGCCGGGCGCAAGCTGATCGAGCAGGACGTCAAACCGGCGTTCAAGCAGCTGGAGATCTGGGTCAACCGTTACGAAGATGAAAGGGACGCTGCATGA
- a CDS encoding flagellar motor protein MotB — protein sequence MKPRGGDGHEIIIKRRGKKGGHDEHGGAWKVAFADFTMAMMALFMVLWIIQPQTQDASRANADMLNNPLVDGGAGIFDGSSTTPLDLDGVPVQVAPRRDPENRARTPQEDPGAALGEGQPGEPRRPHFAEPLQMQELAKLMKELALQLDAEANIEIQVVPQGLRILIKDDAQRFMFNRGSSHLNPHFETLLRRLAGILGRVENHLIISGHTDSMPYRGVVGGYNNWNLSGDRALRARNVLVEAGLPTGNVLQVAAQADGMPLLPNDPENGANRRIELLLLTSQAEGLYRELFGEAQVRAEVRAEGVKLSLPES from the coding sequence ATGAAACCGCGCGGCGGTGACGGCCACGAGATCATCATCAAGCGGCGTGGCAAGAAGGGCGGCCACGACGAGCATGGCGGTGCCTGGAAGGTGGCCTTCGCAGACTTCACCATGGCCATGATGGCGCTGTTCATGGTGCTGTGGATCATCCAGCCGCAGACCCAGGACGCCAGTCGTGCCAATGCCGACATGCTGAACAATCCGCTGGTCGACGGTGGGGCCGGCATCTTCGACGGCTCCAGCACCACGCCGCTGGACCTCGATGGCGTGCCGGTGCAGGTTGCCCCGCGCCGCGACCCCGAGAACCGCGCGCGCACGCCTCAGGAAGACCCCGGCGCGGCTCTGGGCGAGGGCCAGCCCGGCGAGCCGCGCCGGCCGCATTTTGCCGAGCCGCTGCAGATGCAGGAGCTGGCCAAACTGATGAAGGAGCTGGCCCTGCAGCTGGATGCCGAGGCCAATATCGAAATCCAGGTGGTGCCGCAGGGCCTGCGCATCCTGATCAAGGACGATGCGCAGCGTTTCATGTTCAACCGCGGCAGCTCCCACCTCAATCCGCATTTCGAGACCCTGCTGCGGCGTCTGGCCGGCATTCTGGGGCGGGTGGAAAACCATCTGATCATCAGCGGTCATACCGATTCCATGCCCTATCGTGGCGTGGTCGGTGGCTACAACAACTGGAATCTCTCTGGCGACCGTGCGCTGCGCGCGCGCAACGTGCTGGTCGAGGCCGGCCTGCCGACCGGCAACGTGCTGCAGGTGGCCGCCCAGGCAGACGGCATGCCGCTGCTACCGAACGACCCGGAGAACGGGGCCAATCGGCGTATCGAGCTGCTGTTGCTGACCAGCCAGGCCGAAGGCCTGTATCGCGAGTTGTTCGGCGAGGCGCAGGTGCGCGCCGAAGTCCGTGCCGAAGGCGTAAAGCTCAGCCTGCCGGAGTCCTGA
- a CDS encoding winged helix-turn-helix domain-containing protein, giving the protein MNTSPETPLAEPESNIACLIIRTGRSDCYAHFYPALYQLTLIKSGIEEKIDLGYSGSRLLERLLQEPGEVVSRDELMNHAWADRVVGQGSLNQQIYTLRQILSDEKSREIIQTLPRRGYLLNPNYLVEPPSVDDVGAASETLDTPAVQPAFLRRHSRQRASWLILLSVFGIAGISLFATLYHISQPKDLHNSEMNLGPLHVHYIDQDSHRLQQLILQTHGLTSRLAVLASKPATVVLRLHGGFYELLCLQPSGAARSLMLHESQLSQVADAQLSRCLP; this is encoded by the coding sequence ATGAACACCAGCCCCGAAACGCCGCTAGCCGAGCCGGAAAGCAACATTGCGTGCCTGATCATCAGGACCGGCCGCAGCGATTGTTATGCGCATTTCTACCCGGCGTTGTATCAGCTGACTCTGATCAAAAGTGGTATCGAGGAGAAGATCGACCTGGGCTATTCCGGCAGCCGCCTGCTCGAACGCCTGCTGCAGGAACCTGGCGAGGTGGTGTCACGCGACGAGTTGATGAACCACGCCTGGGCTGACCGGGTGGTCGGCCAGGGCAGCCTCAACCAGCAGATCTATACCCTGCGCCAGATACTGAGCGACGAGAAGAGCCGGGAAATCATCCAGACCCTGCCGCGCCGCGGCTATCTGCTCAACCCCAACTACCTGGTCGAGCCGCCGAGCGTCGATGACGTTGGCGCAGCCAGCGAAACGCTCGACACACCGGCCGTGCAGCCTGCCTTCCTGCGCCGGCATAGTCGCCAGCGGGCATCCTGGCTGATCCTGCTGAGTGTTTTCGGCATCGCCGGAATCAGTCTGTTCGCGACGCTGTACCACATCAGCCAGCCCAAGGATCTGCACAACAGCGAAATGAATCTGGGCCCGCTGCACGTGCACTACATCGATCAGGACTCGCACCGTCTGCAGCAGCTGATACTGCAAACTCACGGTCTGACCAGCCGGCTTGCGGTGCTGGCCAGCAAGCCGGCTACCGTGGTGCTGCGCCTGCACGGCGGTTTCTATGAGCTGCTGTGTCTGCAGCCCAGCGGCGCAGCGCGATCGCTGATGCTGCATGAAAGCCAGCTGAGCCAGGTGGCCGACGCCCAACTGAGCAGGTGTCTGCCATGA
- the lafA gene encoding lateral flagellin LafA, which translates to MALSIHTNYSSLITQTNLGKTNNALGTNQQRLGTGFRINSAADDAAGLQIATRLNAQSRGMDVAMRNTSDAVSLLQTAEGAFSEMTDIVQRMKDLATQSSNGTNAQADRDALQAEYDELGKELANIMTNTSYAGDALFGLDGATGKFGAAAVTFQIGATTAETLELDATTQSAALGTALDGLSSNYTTPGTAGTEIADAAGANAMIDTINTALDDIGAMRAAFGANINRLNHTANNLANMKDNTDMAKGRIMDADFAKESANMSKNSMLMQSGISMLKQAGQMPGMVMSLLG; encoded by the coding sequence ATGGCTCTGTCGATTCATACCAACTACTCCTCGCTGATCACCCAGACCAACCTGGGCAAGACCAACAACGCCCTGGGCACCAACCAGCAGCGTCTGGGCACTGGCTTCCGCATCAACTCCGCTGCCGACGACGCCGCCGGTCTGCAGATCGCTACCCGTCTGAACGCCCAGTCCCGCGGTATGGACGTGGCCATGCGCAACACCAGCGACGCCGTATCGCTGCTGCAGACCGCCGAAGGCGCCTTCAGCGAAATGACCGATATCGTTCAGCGCATGAAAGACCTCGCCACCCAGTCCTCCAACGGCACCAACGCCCAGGCCGACCGTGACGCCCTGCAAGCCGAATACGACGAGCTGGGTAAAGAGCTGGCCAATATCATGACCAACACCAGCTACGCTGGCGACGCCCTGTTCGGTCTTGACGGTGCTACCGGCAAGTTCGGTGCCGCCGCCGTGACGTTCCAGATCGGTGCCACCACTGCCGAAACCCTGGAGCTGGACGCTACTACCCAGTCCGCTGCCCTGGGTACTGCCCTGGACGGCCTGTCCAGCAACTACACCACCCCAGGCACTGCCGGTACTGAAATCGCCGACGCCGCTGGCGCCAACGCCATGATTGATACCATCAACACCGCTCTGGACGACATTGGTGCCATGCGCGCCGCCTTCGGTGCCAACATCAACCGCCTGAACCACACCGCCAACAACCTGGCCAACATGAAGGACAACACCGACATGGCCAAGGGTCGCATCATGGACGCCGACTTCGCCAAGGAAAGCGCCAACATGAGCAAGAACTCCATGCTGATGCAGTCGGGCATCTCCATGCTCAAACAAGCCGGCCAGATGCCGGGCATGGTCATGTCCCTGCTGGGCTGA
- a CDS encoding rubredoxin: protein MKKWQCVVCGLIYDESQGWPDDGIAPGTRWEDVPEDWLCPDCGVGKMDFEMIEIG, encoded by the coding sequence ATGAAAAAGTGGCAATGCGTGGTCTGTGGACTGATTTACGACGAGAGCCAGGGCTGGCCGGATGACGGCATCGCTCCCGGCACCCGCTGGGAAGACGTGCCGGAAGACTGGCTATGCCCTGACTGCGGCGTCGGCAAGATGGATTTCGAGATGATCGAAATCGGCTGA
- a CDS encoding L-lactate permease, with product MSQTLLSILAFVPLVLAGVLLIGFRWPAKYAMPLVFVLTALIGLLAWDMSLNRVIASSLQGLILTASILWIIFGAILLLNTLKHSGGISAIRRGFSNISPDRRVQALIVAWLFGCFIEGASGFGTPAAVAAPLLVALGFPALAAVVLGMMVQSTPVSFGAVGTPILVGVGAGLDRTGITEQLVATGSTWETFFHLIYSRVAITHGLIGLLMPLIMVMIMTRFFGKNQSWKEGLAIAPFAIFTAFAFSLPYMAAGVFLGPEFPSMIGALVGLAIVVPAAKAGFLLPKETWDFADPKDWPSDWMGKIEMKLDEVAGKAPISVPMAWAPYLLLAVFLVISRIFPEVKAALMSLSFGWKDILGETGVSGTIEPLYLPGGILCMVVLVTFFLHRMRFSELKAAVGESSKTLLGAGFVLIFTIPMVRILINSGVNGSDLMSMPVAMAQLVADSVGGVYPFFAPAVGALGAFIAGSNTVSNLMLSQFQLNAAELIGVSGAMMVAVQSVGAAAGNMIAIHNVVAASATVGLLGREGITLRKTILPTLYYLAAAGLIALVAMYGMALTDPLMTSR from the coding sequence ATGAGTCAAACGCTGCTGTCCATCCTGGCCTTCGTGCCACTGGTGCTAGCGGGTGTACTGCTGATCGGCTTTCGCTGGCCGGCCAAGTACGCGATGCCGCTGGTGTTCGTCCTCACCGCCCTGATCGGCCTGCTGGCCTGGGACATGTCCCTCAACCGGGTCATCGCCTCCAGCCTGCAGGGGCTGATTCTCACGGCCTCGATCCTGTGGATCATCTTCGGCGCGATCCTGCTGCTGAACACCCTCAAGCACTCCGGAGGTATCTCGGCGATCCGCCGGGGCTTCTCCAATATCAGTCCGGATCGCCGCGTACAGGCGCTGATCGTCGCCTGGTTGTTCGGTTGTTTCATCGAGGGCGCCTCCGGTTTCGGCACCCCGGCTGCCGTGGCCGCACCGCTGCTGGTAGCCCTGGGCTTCCCGGCACTGGCCGCGGTGGTACTGGGGATGATGGTGCAGTCCACACCTGTCTCCTTCGGTGCGGTGGGTACGCCGATTCTGGTGGGTGTCGGCGCCGGTCTGGATAGAACCGGCATCACCGAACAACTGGTGGCCACCGGCAGCACCTGGGAAACCTTCTTCCACCTGATCTACTCGCGGGTGGCCATCACCCACGGCCTGATCGGCCTGCTGATGCCGCTGATCATGGTGATGATCATGACGCGCTTCTTCGGCAAGAATCAGAGCTGGAAGGAAGGCCTGGCCATCGCGCCGTTCGCCATCTTCACCGCCTTCGCCTTCTCCCTGCCGTACATGGCCGCCGGCGTGTTCCTCGGCCCGGAATTCCCCTCGATGATCGGCGCCCTGGTTGGCCTGGCCATCGTGGTGCCGGCCGCCAAGGCCGGCTTCCTGCTGCCAAAGGAAACCTGGGACTTTGCCGATCCCAAGGACTGGCCGTCCGACTGGATGGGCAAGATCGAGATGAAGCTGGATGAGGTGGCCGGCAAGGCGCCAATCTCGGTGCCCATGGCCTGGGCGCCCTACCTGCTGCTGGCGGTGTTCCTGGTCATCTCGCGTATCTTCCCCGAGGTGAAAGCGGCGCTGATGAGCCTGAGCTTCGGCTGGAAGGACATCCTCGGTGAGACCGGCGTATCCGGCACCATCGAGCCGCTGTATCTGCCAGGGGGCATCCTGTGCATGGTGGTGCTGGTGACCTTCTTCCTGCACCGCATGCGCTTCTCCGAGCTCAAGGCGGCAGTGGGCGAGTCGAGCAAGACCCTGCTCGGCGCCGGCTTCGTGTTGATCTTCACCATTCCCATGGTGCGTATCCTGATCAACTCGGGGGTCAACGGCAGCGATCTGATGTCGATGCCGGTGGCGATGGCGCAACTGGTGGCCGACAGCGTCGGCGGCGTGTATCCGTTCTTCGCCCCGGCGGTCGGCGCCCTGGGCGCCTTTATCGCCGGCTCCAACACCGTATCCAACCTGATGCTGTCGCAGTTCCAGCTCAATGCTGCCGAGCTGATCGGGGTATCCGGAGCGATGATGGTGGCCGTGCAGTCGGTCGGTGCCGCGGCGGGCAACATGATCGCCATCCACAACGTGGTAGCGGCATCGGCGACCGTTGGTCTGCTCGGGCGTGAAGGCATCACCCTGCGCAAGACCATCCTGCCGACGCTCTACTACCTCGCTGCAGCCGGCTTGATCGCGCTGGTGGCGATGTACGGCATGGCACTGACCGATCCGCTGATGACCAGTCGCTGA